The following proteins come from a genomic window of Dongia rigui:
- a CDS encoding helicase-related protein — translation MSAQRLTAVLGPTNTGKTYMAMERLLGHRSGMIGFPLRLLARENYDRAVKSVGVEACALVTGEEKIVPRGARYFFCTVESMPLDRPVAFIAVDEIQLAADTERGHIFTDRLMRARGMDETMFMGSDAATPWVKLLAPGIEIVNRPRFSTLSYAGTKKITRLPPRSAVVAFSAADVYAIADLIRRQRGGTAIVMGALSPRTRNAQVDLYQAGEVDYLVATDAIGMGLNMNVGHVAFAALKKFDGRSLRALSRAEIGQIAGRAGRHMTDGTFGTTADVGPMDPDLIEAVENHRVDPIHFLMWRNADLDFRSIDGLLKSLDARPPHPGLVRQQEAIDHQSLAALARDDEIRALTQGKGRVALLWEVCQIPDFRKLMTDAHLRLVAQIFRHLATGGIAIGRIPTDWIADQMSRLDRVDGDIDHLTQRIAHIRTWSYIAQRSEWLSDAPHWQGRAQEIEDRLSDALHEALTQRFVDRRHAALHRRMTDGTKLDAVFGEDGSVTVEGHEVGQLKGLDFFPAVDANAEDARPLLAAARRVLGPALRQRVTDLVASPDGDFKLDAVGAITWRETPLARLIRGDQPLRPMIELKSIDLIDGRQRQAIEQRLRHWLDRLLRHRLRPIFMAQGAKLEPAARGLVYQLGEGLGALNREAVRGQLGALSSEDRKALAALGVRIGAVTIWMARLEDRRQRRLLGLLASLWQRLAVDAEGKPDPARLDATGLEAWQMAGGKRVVAGRSYAFGELERLALTLREAAQAKSLSADAANAEKFNMTPEELGQTMRQLGVRATLPGGVRAPARPKRGKPNTAPKPPRPEPKIDPNSPFAALAGLHDRLIAKDVPAARPAKRRRRRHRAPTANAPQKPDAT, via the coding sequence ATGAGCGCACAACGCCTTACTGCAGTCCTTGGGCCTACCAATACCGGCAAGACCTATATGGCCATGGAACGGCTGCTGGGCCATCGCTCGGGGATGATCGGCTTTCCCCTGCGATTGCTGGCGCGCGAGAATTACGACCGGGCTGTGAAATCGGTGGGCGTCGAAGCCTGCGCCTTGGTGACGGGCGAAGAGAAGATCGTCCCACGGGGGGCGCGCTATTTCTTCTGCACCGTCGAATCCATGCCGCTCGATCGCCCCGTGGCCTTCATCGCCGTCGACGAGATCCAATTGGCGGCCGATACCGAACGTGGGCATATCTTCACCGACCGCCTCATGCGCGCGCGGGGGATGGACGAGACCATGTTCATGGGCTCGGATGCCGCCACCCCCTGGGTCAAGCTGCTGGCGCCGGGGATCGAGATCGTCAACCGGCCGCGCTTCTCGACCCTTTCCTATGCCGGCACCAAGAAGATCACCCGCCTGCCGCCGCGTTCGGCCGTGGTCGCCTTCTCGGCAGCTGACGTCTACGCCATCGCCGACCTCATTCGGCGGCAACGGGGTGGCACCGCCATCGTCATGGGCGCCTTGTCGCCACGGACGCGCAACGCCCAGGTCGATCTTTACCAGGCGGGCGAGGTCGATTACCTGGTGGCGACGGACGCCATCGGCATGGGCCTCAACATGAATGTGGGGCATGTCGCCTTCGCCGCCTTGAAGAAGTTCGACGGCCGATCTTTACGCGCTCTGTCGCGGGCCGAGATCGGGCAGATCGCGGGTCGTGCCGGGCGGCACATGACCGATGGTACCTTTGGCACAACGGCCGATGTCGGGCCAATGGACCCCGATCTCATCGAGGCGGTCGAGAACCACCGCGTCGATCCCATCCACTTCCTGATGTGGCGCAATGCCGATCTCGACTTCCGCAGCATCGACGGGCTCTTGAAGAGCCTCGACGCGCGACCGCCGCATCCGGGGCTGGTGCGCCAGCAGGAGGCGATCGACCACCAATCGCTGGCGGCCCTCGCCCGTGACGATGAGATCCGCGCCCTCACCCAGGGCAAGGGCCGCGTCGCCCTGCTGTGGGAGGTGTGCCAGATCCCCGATTTCAGGAAACTGATGACCGATGCGCATCTGCGGCTTGTGGCGCAGATCTTTCGGCATCTCGCGACCGGCGGCATCGCCATCGGCCGCATCCCCACGGATTGGATCGCCGACCAGATGAGCCGCCTCGACCGCGTCGATGGCGACATTGATCACCTGACGCAGCGCATCGCCCATATCCGCACCTGGTCCTATATCGCGCAACGCAGCGAATGGCTGAGCGACGCGCCGCATTGGCAGGGCCGCGCCCAGGAGATCGAGGACCGGCTGTCAGACGCGCTGCATGAGGCCCTCACCCAGCGCTTCGTCGACCGGCGCCATGCCGCCCTTCACCGCCGCATGACGGATGGGACCAAGCTTGACGCCGTCTTCGGCGAAGATGGCAGCGTCACGGTCGAGGGCCATGAGGTCGGGCAGCTGAAAGGCCTCGACTTCTTCCCGGCCGTTGACGCGAATGCCGAAGACGCGCGGCCGTTGCTGGCCGCGGCGAGACGCGTGCTGGGCCCGGCGCTGCGCCAGCGCGTCACCGATCTCGTCGCTTCGCCCGATGGCGATTTCAAACTGGATGCCGTCGGCGCCATCACCTGGCGCGAGACGCCGCTTGCCCGCCTCATCCGCGGCGACCAGCCGTTGCGGCCGATGATCGAGCTGAAATCGATCGACCTCATCGACGGTCGCCAGCGCCAAGCGATCGAGCAGCGCTTGCGGCATTGGCTGGACCGCCTGCTGCGCCATCGTCTGCGGCCTATTTTCATGGCGCAGGGCGCCAAGCTCGAACCGGCGGCGCGCGGGCTGGTCTACCAATTGGGCGAGGGCCTTGGCGCGCTCAACCGCGAGGCGGTGCGGGGGCAGCTCGGCGCGCTCAGCAGCGAGGACCGCAAGGCGCTGGCCGCACTCGGCGTCCGCATCGGCGCCGTCACCATCTGGATGGCGCGGCTGGAGGACCGGCGGCAGCGGCGGCTCCTTGGCCTCCTTGCCTCTCTGTGGCAGCGCCTGGCGGTTGATGCCGAGGGCAAGCCCGATCCGGCGCGCCTCGACGCCACGGGCCTTGAAGCCTGGCAGATGGCCGGCGGCAAACGCGTGGTGGCCGGCAGAAGCTATGCCTTTGGCGAATTGGAACGGCTGGCACTCACATTGCGCGAGGCGGCCCAGGCGAAGTCGCTCTCCGCCGACGCCGCCAATGCCGAGAAATTCAACATGACGCCAGAAGAACTCGGCCAGACCATGCGCCAGCTGGGCGTGCGGGCGACGTTGCCAGGGGGCGTGCGCGCACCGGCGCGGCCCAAGCGCGGCAAGCCAAACACGGCGCCAAAACCACCGCGACCTGAACCCAAGATCGATCCCAACTCGCCCTTCGCGGCACTGGCCGGTTTGCACGACCGCCTCATCGCCAAGGACGTGCCGGCGGCGCGGCCAGCCAAGCGGCGCCGTCGCCGCCATCGTGCGCCGACAGCGAACGCGCCGCAGAAGCCGGATGCGACATGA
- the map gene encoding type I methionyl aminopeptidase — protein MKLSAQRDMNNRAIPLHDAEGFEGMRRAGRLAAETLDFIGPHVRPGVTTAALDKLCETFMRDHGGVPATIGYKGYQHASCISVNHVVTHGIPSDKKVLAEGDILNIDVTPLVDGWHGDSSRMFIAGSPSVKARRLCDVTYQSLMAGIAMVKPGNTLGDVGHAIETLAHKNRFSVVEDFCGHGVGRVFHDAPQVLHYGKPGTGVVLEPGMIFTIEPMLNAGKADVKILGDGWTTVTRDQSLSAQFEHSVGVTETGVEIFTLSPKDIYWQLAA, from the coding sequence ATGAAACTTTCCGCGCAACGCGACATGAACAACCGCGCCATTCCGCTCCATGATGCGGAGGGGTTTGAAGGCATGCGCCGGGCCGGGCGCCTCGCCGCCGAGACATTGGATTTCATCGGCCCGCATGTCCGCCCCGGTGTGACCACCGCGGCCCTCGACAAATTGTGCGAAACCTTCATGCGCGATCATGGCGGCGTGCCGGCGACGATCGGCTATAAGGGCTATCAGCACGCCAGCTGCATCTCGGTGAACCATGTCGTCACCCACGGCATTCCCTCCGACAAGAAGGTGCTGGCCGAGGGCGATATTCTCAATATCGACGTGACACCCCTGGTCGACGGCTGGCACGGCGATTCATCGCGTATGTTCATTGCCGGTTCCCCCAGCGTGAAGGCGCGGCGGCTTTGCGACGTCACCTACCAGTCCCTCATGGCGGGTATTGCCATGGTGAAGCCTGGCAATACCTTGGGCGATGTCGGTCATGCCATCGAAACCCTGGCGCACAAGAACCGTTTCTCGGTGGTTGAGGATTTCTGCGGCCATGGGGTGGGGCGCGTGTTCCACGACGCGCCGCAGGTCTTGCATTACGGCAAGCCCGGCACCGGTGTCGTGCTGGAGCCCGGCATGATCTTCACCATCGAACCCATGCTCAATGCCGGCAAGGCCGACGTGAAGATCCTGGGCGACGGCTGGACCACGGTGACACGGGATCAATCCCTCTCCGCCCAGTTCGAGCACTCGGTGGGTGTGACGGAGACGGGCGTCGAAATCTTCACGCTGTCGCCGAAGGACATCTACTGGCAGCTGGCGGCGTGA
- a CDS encoding calcium-binding protein: MLEDPTKRLTNLNTLDSALNFGQVYRQQYYSTTQGSDASNVLDGESHANAIYGNGGNDTLNGYAGNDLLDGGTGNDKLDGGTGNDKLFGGDGNDTLLGGDGDDYFDGGAGYDTLVGGAGHDTVDYSKSTHGIYIDMSDGNFGGNDNVSGIEDFIGSDFDDDIDGSDDANLMKGGDGNDNLWGGAGNDTIYGEDGNDYLFGGTGANIIDGGNGDDHIHAGAGNYKDVVTGGSGADTFHWQVDVANGHDIITDFDPLQDALDLLDPYGNGSPNVGVGTSADGDVMITFGSSTVELDGVHNQGWASIQDLQNAGFNIDYTVVN, translated from the coding sequence ATGCTCGAAGATCCGACCAAGCGCCTGACGAACCTCAACACACTGGATAGCGCGCTCAATTTCGGGCAGGTCTATCGCCAGCAGTATTACAGCACCACCCAGGGCAGCGATGCCTCCAACGTGCTGGATGGCGAGTCCCATGCCAATGCGATCTATGGCAATGGCGGCAACGACACGCTGAACGGTTATGCAGGCAACGACCTTTTGGACGGTGGCACCGGCAATGACAAGCTGGATGGCGGCACTGGCAACGACAAATTGTTCGGCGGTGACGGGAACGACACGCTGCTGGGCGGCGACGGCGACGACTATTTCGATGGCGGTGCCGGCTACGACACCCTGGTCGGCGGCGCCGGCCATGACACGGTCGATTATTCGAAATCGACTCACGGCATCTATATCGACATGAGCGATGGAAACTTCGGCGGCAATGACAATGTCAGCGGCATCGAGGATTTCATCGGCTCCGATTTCGACGACGATATCGACGGCAGCGACGACGCCAATCTGATGAAGGGCGGCGACGGCAACGACAATCTCTGGGGCGGTGCCGGCAATGACACGATTTACGGCGAGGACGGCAACGACTATCTGTTCGGCGGCACAGGCGCCAACATCATCGATGGCGGCAATGGCGACGACCACATCCATGCCGGTGCCGGCAACTACAAGGACGTTGTGACGGGTGGTTCGGGCGCCGATACCTTCCACTGGCAGGTCGACGTGGCGAACGGCCATGACATCATCACCGATTTCGACCCGCTCCAGGACGCACTCGACTTGCTCGACCCCTATGGCAACGGTTCGCCCAATGTCGGTGTCGGCACCAGCGCTGATGGCGACGTGATGATCACCTTCGGTTCCAGCACGGTCGAACTGGACGGCGTCCACAACCAGGGCTGGGCGTCGATCCAGGATCTGCAGAATGCCGGGTTCAATATCGACTACACCGTGGTCAACTGA
- the fdxA gene encoding ferredoxin FdxA, with protein sequence MAYVVTEACIKCKYMDCVEVCPVDCFYVGANTLVIHPDECIDCGVCEPECPADAILPDSEPEAEKWLEMNRQYAQIWPNITRKGESPADADQWKGVADKFEKHFDPAPGKS encoded by the coding sequence ATGGCCTATGTCGTTACCGAGGCATGCATCAAGTGCAAGTATATGGACTGTGTCGAAGTCTGCCCGGTCGATTGCTTCTATGTTGGCGCCAATACCCTGGTCATCCACCCGGATGAGTGCATCGATTGCGGCGTTTGCGAACCGGAATGCCCGGCCGATGCCATCCTGCCCGATTCCGAGCCCGAGGCGGAAAAATGGCTGGAAATGAACCGGCAATACGCCCAGATCTGGCCCAACATCACCCGCAAGGGCGAATCCCCGGCCGATGCCGATCAGTGGAAGGGTGTGGCCGACAAGTTCGAGAAGCATTTCGACCCGGCGCCCGGAAAGTCTTAA
- a CDS encoding RNA-binding S4 domain-containing protein, giving the protein MSETQRIDKWLWFARFLKSRSLATTLAASGRLRLNGQLIAKAHQQVKAGDVLTFPLGPHIRVIKVLDPGTRRGPAPEAQTLYEDLSPPPPREKGAKAAPDGAPPQREAGSGRPTKRERRALDHLMNEDETD; this is encoded by the coding sequence ATGAGCGAGACGCAGCGCATCGACAAGTGGCTGTGGTTCGCCCGGTTCCTGAAAAGCCGGTCGCTCGCCACCACGCTCGCTGCCAGCGGCAGGCTGCGCCTCAACGGGCAGCTCATCGCCAAGGCACATCAACAGGTGAAGGCCGGCGACGTGCTGACCTTTCCGCTGGGGCCACATATCCGCGTCATCAAGGTGCTCGACCCGGGCACCAGGCGCGGCCCGGCGCCAGAGGCGCAGACCCTTTATGAAGACCTGTCGCCGCCGCCACCCCGTGAAAAGGGGGCCAAGGCGGCGCCGGACGGTGCGCCGCCGCAGCGGGAAGCCGGCAGCGGCCGCCCCACCAAGCGCGAGCGCCGGGCCCTCGACCACCTGATGAATGAGGATGAGACCGATTAG
- a CDS encoding CarD family transcriptional regulator yields MELTVVEKAVEKIIAKKPVVAKDKDLGFKKGDFVVYPTHGVGKVMGIESQEISGHALQVIIILFDKDRMTLRVPVAKAKNSGLRKLSSKKVMETALQTLKGRSRVKRAMWSRRAQEYEAKINSGDPVSIAEVVRDLHRNADQPDQSYSERQIYQAALDRLVRELAAIEGMDEQAATERLHQVMKAA; encoded by the coding sequence ATGGAGCTGACTGTGGTCGAGAAAGCTGTCGAGAAAATCATTGCGAAGAAGCCGGTTGTCGCCAAGGACAAGGATCTGGGCTTCAAGAAGGGTGACTTCGTCGTCTACCCGACCCATGGCGTGGGCAAGGTCATGGGCATCGAAAGCCAGGAAATCTCGGGCCACGCGCTGCAGGTCATCATCATTCTGTTCGACAAGGACCGCATGACGCTGCGCGTCCCCGTCGCCAAGGCCAAGAATTCGGGCCTGCGCAAGCTGTCCAGCAAGAAGGTGATGGAAACCGCCCTCCAGACCCTTAAAGGTCGGTCGCGCGTGAAGCGCGCCATGTGGTCGCGCCGGGCCCAGGAATACGAAGCCAAGATCAATTCCGGCGACCCGGTTTCGATCGCCGAAGTGGTGCGCGACCTGCACCGCAATGCCGACCAGCCGGACCAGTCCTACAGCGAACGGCAGATTTATCAGGCCGCCCTCGACCGCTTGGTCCGCGAACTTGCCGCCATCGAAGGCATGGACGAACAGGCCGCGACCGAGCGCCTGCACCAGGTCATGAAGGCGGCGTAA